A genomic window from Methanovulcanius yangii includes:
- a CDS encoding Zn-ribbon domain-containing OB-fold protein has translation MSVPRYWRKQQNRYRLKGTHCETCGRYFFPPRNLCPDCRRDGKIVDYEFKGDGKVRTFSIIRTASEDYDIQTPFVLAIVDLDEGTSMTAHVVCDPAEVYIGMPVKRAFRKIMADGDSGVIVYGTKFVPA, from the coding sequence ATGTCTGTACCACGTTACTGGAGAAAACAGCAGAATCGCTACCGCCTGAAGGGCACGCACTGCGAGACCTGCGGAAGATACTTCTTCCCGCCCCGCAACCTCTGTCCTGACTGCAGGCGCGACGGAAAGATTGTCGACTACGAGTTCAAGGGAGACGGCAAGGTCCGTACATTCTCGATTATCCGAACGGCGAGCGAGGACTACGATATCCAGACCCCCTTTGTGCTGGCGATCGTTGACCTCGACGAGGGGACCTCGATGACGGCGCATGTCGTCTGCGATCCCGCAGAGGTCTACATTGGGATGCCGGTGAAACGGGCATTCCGCAAGATCATGGCCGATGGTGATTCCGGCGTGATCGTCTACGGGACAAAGTTCGTCCCGGCATAA
- a CDS encoding class I SAM-dependent methyltransferase produces MEREQWCRRVPKTGAEQVRRQLIAEGILDTTLRPASDGEDILFPVTEHGEGDILWQCRELPVRAPLPRHELVGGIAIMQDEDVEEARRLLASRPSLHTVLGGESPVLGTYRTRTYRVLAGVATTRTIVTEYGLRLAVDLEEAYFSPRLANERNRIAALMHPGERVLDMFAGVGPFAIACAPNASIVYACDLNPGAIRLMDENIRMNRRTNVIPVLADACHLPGILPHASFDRIIMNLPMDPAPFLDAAFTLARDGATIHLYALQEGEGALLPALAARTLGDIREHEVRSYSPTQHHAVYDIDVLR; encoded by the coding sequence ATGGAACGGGAACAGTGGTGCAGGCGGGTGCCGAAAACAGGCGCAGAACAGGTCAGACGGCAGCTCATTGCAGAGGGAATACTCGACACAACGCTTCGCCCGGCATCCGACGGCGAAGATATTCTCTTTCCGGTGACGGAACACGGGGAAGGGGACATACTGTGGCAGTGCAGGGAACTTCCCGTGCGTGCCCCGCTCCCGCGACATGAACTGGTGGGCGGGATTGCCATTATGCAGGACGAGGACGTGGAGGAAGCACGCCGCCTCCTCGCATCCCGCCCCTCGCTGCACACGGTGCTCGGCGGCGAAAGCCCGGTACTGGGGACGTACCGCACGCGCACCTACCGGGTGCTCGCAGGTGTTGCAACGACACGGACCATCGTCACCGAATATGGCCTGCGTCTCGCCGTCGACCTGGAAGAGGCGTACTTCTCCCCGCGCCTTGCAAACGAACGCAACCGCATCGCGGCCCTCATGCACCCCGGCGAACGCGTCCTCGACATGTTTGCAGGTGTCGGCCCCTTTGCCATCGCCTGCGCCCCGAACGCGAGTATCGTCTACGCCTGCGACCTCAACCCCGGTGCGATACGCCTCATGGATGAGAATATCCGGATGAACCGGCGCACGAATGTCATCCCCGTCCTCGCCGACGCCTGCCACCTCCCCGGAATTCTCCCCCACGCCTCGTTCGACCGCATCATCATGAACCTCCCGATGGACCCCGCACCCTTCCTCGATGCCGCCTTCACCCTCGCACGGGACGGCGCGACGATCCACCTCTACGCCCTGCAGGAGGGGGAGGGCGCTCTTCTCCCCGCCCTCGCAGCCCGGACCCTCGGCGACATCCGTGAACACGAGGTCAGGTCCTACTCTCCAACGCAGCACCATGCGGTCTATGACATCGACGTTCTCCGGTAA
- the hmgA gene encoding hydroxymethylglutaryl-CoA reductase (NADPH) yields MEEYIQRIRDGSLKLHALEQEMSSDEAIAVRRAYIEGETGADLSRVGAYSIDTERVVKRNCENMIGAVQVPVGVAGPLGVQGEYAGGEYYLPLATTEGALIASVNRGCKAITRAGGAEVRIKRDGMTRAPLFACESVPHATDAARWVDEHFAELAAAAEKTTSHGKLTGISTYTAGTNLFVRFEFFTADAMGMNMVTIGSETASELIEEATGARRVALSGNMCVDKKPAAMNVIMGRGKTVSAGVFLSDEMVRETFKTDAATLAEVNTRKNLVGSARAVSLGFNAHAANVIAAVFLACGQDPAHVVEGSNAMTTVDVVPGGVYVSVTLPSLQVGTVGGGTGIATQQECLRLLGCAGGGEHPGDNAKMFAEIIAAGVLAGELSLLGALGAGHLARAHKQLGRG; encoded by the coding sequence ATGGAAGAATATATACAGCGAATACGGGACGGTTCACTCAAACTCCATGCACTCGAGCAGGAGATGTCCTCGGACGAGGCGATTGCGGTGCGCAGGGCCTATATCGAGGGGGAGACCGGGGCCGACCTCTCCCGTGTGGGTGCGTATTCGATTGACACCGAACGGGTGGTGAAGCGCAACTGCGAAAATATGATCGGCGCCGTCCAGGTGCCGGTGGGCGTGGCAGGACCGCTGGGGGTGCAGGGTGAGTACGCCGGGGGCGAATATTATCTTCCGCTTGCAACCACCGAGGGGGCGCTCATCGCCTCCGTGAACAGGGGATGCAAGGCGATCACCCGCGCCGGTGGTGCCGAGGTGCGCATCAAGCGTGACGGGATGACCCGGGCGCCGCTCTTCGCCTGCGAGAGCGTCCCGCATGCAACCGATGCCGCTCGCTGGGTGGACGAGCATTTTGCAGAGCTTGCCGCGGCGGCGGAGAAGACGACCTCGCACGGAAAGCTGACGGGGATTTCCACCTACACGGCGGGGACGAACCTCTTTGTCCGCTTCGAGTTCTTCACGGCCGATGCGATGGGAATGAACATGGTTACCATCGGAAGCGAAACGGCTTCGGAGCTGATCGAGGAGGCGACGGGGGCCCGGCGGGTGGCGCTCTCCGGCAACATGTGCGTGGATAAGAAGCCTGCTGCAATGAACGTCATCATGGGACGGGGCAAGACGGTCTCTGCGGGTGTCTTCCTCTCCGATGAGATGGTACGGGAGACGTTCAAGACCGATGCGGCGACCCTTGCCGAGGTGAACACGAGGAAGAACCTGGTCGGCTCCGCACGGGCGGTCTCGCTCGGGTTCAACGCCCATGCGGCAAATGTGATCGCCGCCGTCTTCCTCGCGTGCGGGCAGGACCCTGCCCATGTCGTCGAAGGGAGCAATGCGATGACCACGGTCGATGTGGTGCCGGGCGGCGTCTACGTCTCGGTGACCCTTCCCTCCCTTCAGGTGGGCACCGTCGGCGGCGGGACAGGGATTGCGACCCAGCAGGAGTGCCTGCGGCTCCTCGGGTGCGCCGGTGGCGGAGAACACCCCGGCGACAATGCAAAAATGTTTGCGGAGATCATCGCCGCGGGAGTCCTCGCGGGCGAACTCTCCCTTCTCGGGGCACTTGGTGCCGGCCACCTTGCACGGGCGCACAAGCAGCTCGGGCGCGGATAA
- the rimI gene encoding ribosomal protein S18-alanine N-acetyltransferase, protein MNTSSYLIRRATPFDITAVVALEQDLFTDPWDEEGFGDALKYYQELFFVAVENGEILGFICGGMENTGEETYGHIMNLGTAKTMQRKGIGGALLRRLELECMVRGAGGMQLEVRVSNSAAQKFYRKYGYTQVFVIDQYYSDGEDAILMMRWFS, encoded by the coding sequence ATGAATACTTCGAGCTATCTAATCAGGCGGGCCACCCCTTTCGATATAACTGCGGTCGTGGCCCTGGAACAGGACCTCTTCACCGACCCGTGGGATGAGGAAGGATTCGGTGACGCCCTCAAATACTATCAGGAACTCTTCTTTGTCGCCGTCGAAAATGGCGAGATTCTCGGATTCATCTGCGGCGGCATGGAGAATACCGGCGAGGAGACCTACGGCCATATCATGAACCTCGGCACGGCAAAAACGATGCAGCGAAAAGGGATCGGCGGTGCCCTCCTGCGCCGCCTCGAACTCGAGTGCATGGTCCGCGGCGCCGGAGGGATGCAGCTGGAGGTGAGGGTCTCGAACAGCGCCGCACAGAAATTTTACCGGAAATACGGCTATACCCAGGTCTTCGTCATCGACCAGTACTATAGCGACGGAGAGGACGCCATTCTCATGATGCGCTGGTTTTCATAG
- a CDS encoding DUF1015 domain-containing protein — protein MVKIFSFRALRPEPAEAQKIASVPYDVVSTAESRAILEKNPKSFLRVIRSEATMGDVDPADPSVYTTAKKHLDEMIADGLFRRDDEPGIYLYRVKQGGNIYTGFVANVSVDDYLENNIKRHEHTRYDKEEDRTRHIETTGTHTGLVVLLYRDPGEIFHYVSSLVPEGEPDGVVKTDAGVVHEVFRIADPAAIAHLTGLFGDVDALYIADGHHRAKSSVNVATRRREEGTCTPEAERFMAIIFAQNRVKIHGYSRMVTDLGDYTPESFMEALGGLFEVRPYGEIDDTVFRIPPLRESEERIHVMHMYIGDAWYELSRPVDPALDRIAALDVSVLQKDVMEGMLGITDPRGDPRLQYLGGARPLADLKEKVDSGEFAVAFSMQPVDVEDVLSIADAGGVMPPKSTWFEPKLLSGLVLHTIND, from the coding sequence ATGGTTAAGATATTCAGTTTCCGGGCGCTCCGGCCAGAACCTGCCGAGGCGCAGAAGATAGCCTCTGTCCCGTATGATGTCGTCTCGACGGCGGAATCACGGGCGATCCTTGAGAAGAATCCGAAGAGTTTCCTTCGCGTCATCCGTTCCGAAGCGACGATGGGGGATGTCGACCCCGCCGACCCGTCGGTCTATACGACGGCAAAGAAGCACCTCGACGAGATGATCGCAGACGGGCTCTTCCGTCGTGACGACGAACCGGGGATCTACCTCTACCGCGTCAAGCAGGGAGGCAACATCTACACGGGCTTTGTCGCGAACGTGAGCGTCGATGACTACCTTGAGAACAACATCAAACGCCACGAACACACGCGCTACGACAAGGAGGAGGACCGGACACGGCATATCGAGACAACCGGCACTCACACCGGGCTCGTCGTCCTTCTCTACCGCGACCCCGGCGAGATCTTCCATTATGTCTCCTCTCTCGTCCCCGAGGGTGAGCCGGACGGCGTCGTCAAGACCGATGCCGGTGTGGTCCACGAGGTCTTCCGGATTGCCGACCCGGCGGCAATCGCCCACCTCACCGGTCTCTTCGGGGATGTGGACGCCCTCTACATCGCCGACGGCCACCACCGGGCAAAATCATCCGTGAATGTGGCGACCCGCCGCCGCGAGGAAGGCACCTGCACTCCGGAAGCGGAGCGCTTCATGGCGATCATCTTCGCTCAGAACCGTGTCAAAATCCACGGGTACAGCAGAATGGTGACCGATCTCGGCGATTACACCCCGGAAAGTTTTATGGAGGCACTCGGCGGTCTCTTCGAGGTCCGGCCGTACGGGGAGATCGATGACACCGTCTTCCGCATCCCGCCCCTTCGCGAGTCTGAGGAGCGGATACACGTGATGCACATGTACATCGGCGATGCCTGGTACGAACTCTCCCGGCCGGTGGACCCCGCACTCGACCGCATCGCCGCACTCGACGTCTCCGTCCTCCAGAAGGATGTGATGGAAGGGATGCTCGGCATCACCGATCCCCGTGGGGACCCCCGGCTCCAGTACCTCGGCGGGGCACGCCCGCTTGCCGACCTGAAAGAGAAGGTCGATTCCGGTGAGTTTGCCGTGGCTTTCTCGATGCAGCCGGTCGATGTCGAGGACGTGCTCTCGATTGCCGATGCCGGCGGTGTCATGCCGCCGAAATCAACATGGTTCGAACCAAAACTTCTCTCCGGCCTGGTTCTTCATACGATAAACGACTAG
- a CDS encoding DUF7288 family protein, protein MVMNDEGQLYTIEGITAGIIMLLTAYVVFSTGFVFTPGDAHIADMQLQQLGYDALLVMDTPGSIEDDKSRLQELIMTNDQAAFKDEFNMLLQKGTGTTYMDDPAGFIIDERTQWNATIYYRDTDHDNLLHSYAFGNSTRGGEFVTREPEISVTRYVHLSGEPSYLPVDVRNIMDNREQMVLLEVLLWRA, encoded by the coding sequence ATGGTAATGAACGACGAGGGGCAGCTCTACACCATCGAGGGCATCACGGCGGGCATCATCATGCTGCTGACGGCATACGTGGTCTTCTCCACCGGTTTTGTCTTCACCCCCGGCGATGCACATATCGCCGATATGCAACTCCAGCAGCTGGGGTATGATGCCTTGCTTGTGATGGATACACCGGGCTCCATCGAGGATGATAAGAGCAGGCTGCAGGAATTGATCATGACAAATGATCAGGCGGCCTTTAAGGACGAATTCAATATGTTGCTCCAAAAGGGGACCGGGACGACATACATGGATGATCCTGCCGGGTTTATCATTGACGAACGGACCCAGTGGAATGCGACGATTTACTATCGGGATACGGATCACGACAATTTGTTGCATTCATATGCATTCGGAAATTCGACTCGCGGGGGAGAATTTGTGACACGCGAACCGGAGATTTCTGTGACACGCTATGTGCATCTTTCCGGGGAACCGTCGTATCTTCCGGTGGATGTGAGAAATATTATGGATAACCGGGAGCAGATGGTCCTCCTGGAGGTGTTGTTATGGAGAGCCTAG
- a CDS encoding DUF7289 family protein — translation MKRNWVKGMNDDGVSEAIGFILIFTIVVLGITIVTLYGYPLLQQSQIGSDERIMEQNMITLQNDLKILTLSNVPYRDTTMGISGGSIFVLDSNRTDADNHYFQVWYNNNTGAWVNETFSLGALRFISSQGQAAISVENGAVVKRYQDAEGSTMVADPRWFYDASEDALVLFFTEIEADDAMSGDGIANIQMSMLDPPEVVADVTGSQTIIIEYFPDNTFDYSTAWKNYLMGSTIVEGGFTPDGDNRYRSPNVSRLVIKKYTVKIERI, via the coding sequence ATGAAGAGAAACTGGGTGAAAGGAATGAATGATGACGGAGTCTCGGAGGCGATCGGGTTTATCCTTATCTTTACGATCGTCGTCCTCGGCATCACGATTGTCACGCTCTACGGGTATCCCCTGCTGCAGCAGTCGCAGATAGGGTCCGATGAGCGGATTATGGAACAGAATATGATCACGCTGCAGAACGACCTGAAGATTCTCACGCTCTCCAACGTCCCGTACCGTGATACGACGATGGGTATTTCGGGCGGGTCGATCTTTGTGCTGGACTCGAATCGGACCGATGCCGATAACCACTACTTCCAGGTTTGGTATAACAACAATACCGGAGCCTGGGTGAACGAGACCTTCTCCCTTGGTGCACTCCGGTTCATCTCCTCGCAGGGGCAGGCGGCCATCTCCGTGGAGAATGGTGCGGTCGTAAAACGCTACCAGGATGCCGAAGGGTCCACGATGGTGGCGGACCCGCGGTGGTTCTATGATGCGAGCGAAGATGCGCTGGTGCTCTTCTTCACGGAGATTGAGGCGGATGATGCCATGTCCGGTGACGGGATTGCTAACATCCAGATGAGCATGCTTGATCCCCCGGAGGTTGTTGCCGATGTGACAGGATCTCAGACTATTATAATAGAGTATTTCCCCGACAACACCTTTGACTATAGTACTGCCTGGAAGAATTACCTCATGGGTTCTACCATCGTTGAGGGTGGATTTACTCCTGATGGGGATAATAGGTACAGGTCCCCCAACGTTTCACGTCTCGTCATCAAGAAGTACACCGTAAAGATCGAAAGGATCTGA
- the eif1A gene encoding translation initiation factor eIF-1A: MANPSRRKSNQNEAPAIVRVRLPNKRNREMFAEAELMLGANHIRVRCFDGITRTGRIKGKIKKRVWIREGDILIVVPWDFQDEKCDIIYRYTRPQVEWLQRNKYL; this comes from the coding sequence CTGGCGAATCCAAGCAGGAGAAAATCCAATCAAAATGAAGCACCTGCAATCGTACGTGTGCGATTGCCCAATAAACGAAATCGGGAAATGTTTGCCGAAGCCGAGCTGATGCTCGGTGCAAACCACATCAGGGTGCGCTGTTTCGACGGCATAACCCGTACCGGCCGGATCAAAGGAAAGATCAAAAAGCGTGTCTGGATTCGTGAAGGCGATATCCTGATTGTTGTCCCGTGGGACTTCCAGGATGAAAAATGCGATATTATCTACCGCTACACCCGCCCCCAGGTCGAGTGGCTGCAGCGCAATAAATATCTCTGA
- a CDS encoding PKD domain-containing protein has translation MKMIRVFLYILLIALLGIIPAMAADTTVEEYRVVFYGIAPPDQTIYYDNVIVTGSDEITLVINGTPFHFPPGGGAAQVAKTPFDIYVTLEKVDKYHWDYIVHNDYEFLTPVDVRFLLSDNVTLTNGSNCGPLTIIGEDTIAPMAIPAHGTGSVHLGVPVLSGVTGTFSYEVNQSYLDFTAADTMDIDRTVSPVISVEKSFNGTAWKAIYTVENPGEDEIDADITFWYELREDLMGTSRTDLGNTSVTIPGKEEWTTTHTIVTDGKVPVFYLQADAHATDTVGYTITPAYPVYAKTPGDNTPPNVENITNYIIGEGLVAGVPLTVTYQDDDDDDDDDDGPTPGPTETQGPGPGPTDGPGPGPGPDGTPVQIGEEGTTEPFGGLAELFPGVSGLTFAGGIPWWVWLLLLIFLGAFLFLILKRTTDFESDIREGPAPLTVNFTDLSTNNPTTWHWDFGDGATSDEQHPVHTFAGAGTYTVTLTVHNRLGDHARTKNEEIKVT, from the coding sequence ATGAAGATGATTCGCGTATTCCTGTACATTCTTTTGATTGCCCTCTTAGGCATCATACCCGCCATGGCGGCTGATACCACCGTCGAGGAGTACCGTGTGGTATTCTACGGCATCGCCCCTCCTGACCAGACAATCTATTATGACAATGTCATCGTCACCGGCAGTGATGAGATCACGCTGGTCATCAACGGGACGCCATTCCATTTCCCTCCGGGTGGCGGCGCAGCCCAGGTCGCAAAGACACCCTTTGACATCTACGTCACCCTGGAAAAGGTGGACAAATACCACTGGGACTACATCGTCCACAATGACTATGAGTTCCTGACCCCCGTGGATGTCCGGTTCCTCCTGTCCGACAATGTAACACTGACAAACGGGAGCAACTGCGGCCCGTTAACCATAATCGGAGAAGACACCATCGCCCCGATGGCAATCCCCGCCCACGGCACGGGTTCGGTTCATCTGGGTGTCCCGGTGCTCTCCGGGGTCACCGGCACCTTTAGCTATGAGGTGAATCAGAGCTACCTGGACTTCACGGCTGCAGACACCATGGACATCGATAGAACGGTGTCCCCCGTCATCAGCGTTGAGAAGTCGTTCAACGGGACCGCATGGAAGGCCATCTATACCGTCGAAAATCCCGGGGAAGATGAAATAGACGCTGATATCACCTTCTGGTATGAACTCAGGGAAGACCTGATGGGAACGAGCCGGACCGACCTCGGGAATACCTCGGTCACCATCCCCGGCAAAGAAGAGTGGACGACGACCCACACCATCGTAACGGACGGGAAGGTTCCGGTCTTCTACCTCCAGGCGGATGCCCATGCCACGGACACTGTCGGGTACACCATCACTCCCGCATACCCGGTCTATGCAAAGACTCCCGGTGACAACACACCGCCGAATGTGGAGAATATCACCAACTACATCATAGGTGAAGGGCTTGTCGCCGGAGTTCCGCTCACCGTCACCTACCAGGATGACGATGATGACGATGATGACGACGACGGTCCCACCCCCGGTCCGACGGAGACACAGGGGCCGGGGCCGGGACCCACCGACGGACCCGGACCCGGTCCGGGACCTGACGGAACCCCAGTTCAGATAGGCGAAGAGGGCACGACCGAACCGTTCGGTGGACTCGCCGAACTCTTCCCCGGGGTCTCCGGACTCACCTTTGCGGGAGGCATCCCCTGGTGGGTATGGCTGCTCCTCCTTATCTTCCTCGGAGCATTCCTCTTCCTCATCCTGAAGAGGACGACGGACTTCGAAAGCGACATCAGGGAAGGCCCTGCACCGCTCACGGTGAACTTCACCGATCTCTCGACCAACAACCCGACCACCTGGCACTGGGACTTCGGCGACGGGGCGACGTCGGACGAACAGCATCCGGTCCACACCTTTGCAGGCGCTGGCACATACACGGTGACCCTGACCGTGCATAACCGCCTCGGCGACCACGCACGGACCAAAAACGAAGAGATCAAAGTCACCTGA
- a CDS encoding right-handed parallel beta-helix repeat-containing protein, which translates to MTKMTERRKISRVMVTLLVCVLIATLPGLASGDVGDGNVSDTYGPQEGTDPVPPTGLYAGESWVPGDVVLIGYDGDVTTGTVTDPAGIDHEIIFTFADGVSRAEFPLLENVIIGEYTVSAGGETVTFCVGCCAINAWYVDGRVNGTISESLRNEGPVIYACEDLHGEIMPADADGSFSIPVDLPPGTYTMNLTCGNAQTNLLFTVYEAVTVQKAAVQAFDGNGMTAGVTVSGIVYEDLVVTDPDRIYDAPIEGALVEIFADDGNLAFDPASDMPILSTTTNSGGAYSFAGLDLNSYYFIAVQASSLDTTRGREKGAGPEDILAEQTYQVTFDPTTGTHDFVLRFGGLNPLVTDDWDEGAYEHVALLNASAYADESMDFGFSYDVIVNDIGEEEAQGSLHRFLTNAEYISGFQESRFVMAVPPNTHDGTAQWWKLDLDYSIVNFDGPFGLNGTVFDISLSPWDTNPGFVSYDPDAHRIISVSSPDGVPVGTGGDGREHTSDDSLFLPIAKPEIELNPPTGDGLLELGSAGSYVSDIAGYSSGTAISSRAPDILIERCLIGLTANATPPEEEYATSKDSADEGIFLNNDAAGNIVRDSVIAFTKHTGVSLVDGAENCLLENVLVYKTALDPTGGHTAVEVGASDLHIDRSIIAHTDEKDAIQITLPGKGGGSGPLISGSLIEMNQGVGINILQAPFTTVSSSIIRENGHSGIVVESHQSVGNTFTKNAIYNNSYIGIDLGVTGGVDNVTVNDGVLLENKPNRGMDYPVITGAVWNAVAGTLTIQGCVGLPGHDNSDFSGSRVEVFLVRNDTAGDNLIGNNWDKKNEIDAYYGEGWMYLGMTEADTEGNFSAVLDVYGITPGTDLILAGTATLYDGCTSEFGEVYYYGGTPENFRAVTATITLSGTTVLMNITSESGTIPQASLYWLKPEGMTIDAMAGDYFLNESAGNEFTWYFTNLMEGVPQTVELQFSLGPLDSWRIGDLYNLGVDPR; encoded by the coding sequence ATGACGAAAATGACAGAGCGGAGAAAAATATCAAGGGTGATGGTCACGCTTCTGGTATGCGTGCTCATCGCCACCCTCCCCGGCCTGGCCTCGGGGGATGTCGGTGACGGAAACGTCAGCGACACCTATGGGCCGCAGGAAGGGACTGACCCGGTCCCCCCGACCGGACTTTACGCAGGAGAGTCATGGGTGCCGGGAGACGTAGTGCTCATCGGATATGACGGAGATGTGACGACGGGAACAGTCACCGATCCTGCAGGAATCGATCATGAGATTATCTTTACCTTTGCAGACGGCGTAAGCCGGGCAGAATTCCCTCTTCTGGAAAATGTGATCATCGGGGAATACACCGTATCTGCGGGAGGGGAGACCGTCACGTTCTGCGTCGGATGCTGCGCCATCAATGCGTGGTATGTTGACGGCCGGGTAAACGGAACCATCTCCGAATCACTCAGGAATGAAGGCCCGGTCATCTATGCCTGCGAAGATCTCCACGGAGAAATCATGCCGGCCGATGCAGACGGCAGTTTCTCGATTCCGGTCGACCTGCCCCCCGGCACCTATACCATGAATCTTACCTGCGGAAATGCGCAGACGAACCTGCTATTCACTGTTTATGAGGCCGTTACCGTTCAAAAAGCCGCCGTACAGGCTTTTGACGGCAATGGCATGACAGCCGGGGTGACGGTTTCAGGAATCGTCTACGAAGACCTTGTCGTTACCGACCCCGACCGTATATATGACGCCCCCATCGAAGGGGCACTGGTGGAGATATTTGCCGATGACGGGAATCTCGCCTTCGACCCGGCATCGGACATGCCAATACTCTCGACCACCACCAACTCCGGCGGCGCATACTCCTTCGCCGGACTTGACCTCAATTCGTATTATTTCATAGCCGTGCAGGCGTCGTCGCTTGACACGACACGTGGGAGGGAAAAAGGTGCGGGACCTGAAGACATCCTCGCGGAACAGACCTACCAGGTGACCTTTGACCCGACAACCGGAACCCACGACTTTGTCCTCCGGTTCGGAGGTCTAAACCCTCTCGTGACGGACGACTGGGACGAAGGTGCCTATGAGCACGTGGCGTTGCTCAATGCCAGTGCCTACGCAGATGAATCAATGGACTTCGGATTCTCCTACGATGTCATCGTAAACGACATCGGTGAAGAGGAGGCCCAGGGTTCACTCCACCGGTTCCTCACCAATGCAGAATATATCTCGGGGTTCCAGGAGAGCCGGTTCGTCATGGCGGTCCCCCCCAACACGCATGACGGTACCGCCCAGTGGTGGAAACTGGACCTTGACTATAGTATCGTAAACTTCGACGGGCCTTTCGGACTGAACGGCACGGTGTTTGATATTTCACTTTCCCCCTGGGATACCAACCCCGGCTTTGTTTCATACGACCCGGATGCTCACAGGATTATCTCCGTCAGCTCCCCTGACGGCGTCCCTGTCGGCACCGGGGGTGACGGACGCGAGCATACCTCTGACGACAGCCTGTTTCTTCCCATCGCCAAACCGGAAATAGAACTCAACCCCCCCACCGGCGACGGCCTCCTTGAACTCGGAAGCGCAGGCTCATATGTTTCGGATATTGCAGGATACTCCAGTGGAACGGCCATCAGTTCCCGGGCTCCGGATATCCTCATCGAGCGCTGCCTCATCGGCCTGACGGCAAATGCCACTCCCCCTGAAGAGGAGTATGCGACATCCAAGGACAGCGCCGACGAGGGCATCTTCCTCAACAATGATGCAGCAGGCAATATCGTCCGCGACTCGGTTATCGCCTTTACCAAGCACACCGGCGTCTCACTCGTCGACGGCGCGGAAAACTGCCTGCTGGAAAATGTCCTCGTCTACAAGACGGCGCTGGACCCGACCGGCGGTCATACCGCAGTCGAGGTCGGGGCATCCGACCTGCATATCGACCGCAGCATCATCGCCCATACCGACGAGAAGGATGCCATTCAGATCACGCTCCCCGGAAAGGGAGGGGGCAGCGGACCTCTAATCTCGGGCTCACTCATTGAGATGAATCAGGGGGTCGGCATCAACATCCTGCAGGCGCCGTTTACCACCGTCAGTTCGTCAATCATCCGTGAGAACGGTCATTCCGGCATCGTGGTGGAGAGCCACCAGAGTGTCGGCAACACCTTTACGAAGAACGCCATCTACAACAATTCGTATATCGGTATCGACCTCGGCGTCACCGGCGGCGTCGACAATGTGACCGTGAATGACGGCGTACTTCTGGAGAACAAACCCAACCGCGGTATGGATTATCCGGTCATCACCGGGGCGGTCTGGAATGCCGTTGCGGGCACCCTTACCATCCAGGGATGTGTCGGACTCCCCGGCCATGACAATTCCGACTTTTCCGGGTCGAGAGTGGAAGTCTTCCTCGTCCGCAATGACACTGCAGGTGACAACCTCATCGGGAACAACTGGGACAAGAAGAATGAGATCGATGCATACTACGGTGAAGGGTGGATGTATCTCGGCATGACGGAGGCCGACACCGAGGGCAACTTCAGTGCCGTACTGGATGTTTATGGTATTACCCCCGGAACGGATCTCATCCTTGCCGGAACGGCGACGCTCTACGATGGCTGCACATCAGAATTCGGTGAAGTCTATTACTACGGTGGAACCCCCGAAAACTTCCGGGCAGTGACGGCAACCATCACCCTCTCGGGGACAACTGTCCTGATGAACATCACGTCCGAATCGGGCACCATTCCCCAGGCATCGCTCTACTGGCTCAAACCCGAAGGCATGACGATCGATGCAATGGCCGGAGATTACTTCCTGAATGAATCGGCTGGAAACGAGTTCACGTGGTACTTCACCAACCTCATGGAGGGGGTACCACAGACGGTCGAGCTGCAGTTCAGCCTTGGCCCGCTCGATTCCTGGCGGATAGGTGACCTCTATAACCTGGGGGTGGACCCACGATGA